The following proteins are co-located in the Pomacea canaliculata isolate SZHN2017 linkage group LG10, ASM307304v1, whole genome shotgun sequence genome:
- the LOC112574477 gene encoding cholesterol 25-hydroxylase-like isoform X1, with the protein MGREKYPPLNSHEPLSRQGKTVVALVRVCVLLSILACVVWRDIIQSCINVTWSYLLTTWWFNTVYFETGWATLIYAIIISVYPFALHFIRWFDRFKVHPSVTYIHQPFLGILKDVVWYMAPLALLDTVIVKKYNGVDPTLWRTKELAWIQTTRALPAAPPSVGQLFFQVIGSVLIYDAMFFFIHLMLHKHRKLYLLLHERHHVQDVMHAHVTNQLSMGERVTLVLAANQALKILFSHPLSRAVFVPVFIWLLVDNHSGYDFPWGLQHVVPGGLMGGARAHYAHHMHGTRHYQPFFTYLDKALVWREGGTSHFQKSGN; encoded by the exons ATGGGCAGAGAGAAGTACCCTCCGCTGAATTCACACGAACCTCTCAGTCGACAGGGAAAAACCGTGGTGGCTCTTGTCAGGGTCTGTGTCCTGCTGTCTATCCTGGCCTGCGTCGTCTGGCGTGACATCATACAGTCCTGTATTAACGTCACATGGAGCTACTTGTTGACAACATGGTGGTTCAACACCGTGTACTTTGAGACAGGTTGGGCGACACTGATTTACGCCATTATTATTTCTGTCTATCCCTTCGCCCTACACTTCATACGCTGGTTCGATCGGTTCAAAGTCCACCCGTCAGTTACTTACATTCATCAG CCTTTTCTCGGCATACTGAAAGACGTGGTGTGGTACATGGCACCACTGGCTTTGCTGGACACGGTCATTGTGAAGAAGTACAATGGGGTGGACCCCACACTCTGGCGCACCAAGGAGCTAGCGTGGATCCAGACTACTCGCGCCCTGCCTGCCGCGCCCCCGTCTGTAGGCCAGCTCTTTTTTCAG GTGATTGGCAGTGTGCTTATTTACGACGCCATGTTCTTCTTCATACATCTAATGCTGCACAAGCACCGGAAGCTGTACTTACTGCTACATGAACGACATCACGTGCAGGACGTCATGCACGCGCACGTTACCAACCAGCTGTCAATGGGAGAACGCGTCACATTGGTTCTCGCTGCTAACCAGGCTTTGAAAATACTCTTTAG CCACCCGCTGTCCCGCGCTGTGTTTGTTCCTGTGTTCATTTGGCTGCTGGTCGACAACCACAGCGGTTACGACTTTCCCTGGGGTCTGCAGCACGTGGTGCCCGGAGGCCTGATGGGAGGAGCTCGCGCGCACTACGCCCATCACATGCACGGCACCCGCCACTACCAGCCCTTCTTTACTTATCTGGACAAAGCCCTCGTATGGCGCGAGGGCGGCACTAGCCACTTTCAGAAGTCCGGCAACTGA
- the LOC112574478 gene encoding orexin receptor type 2-like isoform X1, which yields MPPNFAQTIWETWFLGRTLCKLVEYYQVVFIIVSILTLTAISVERWFAICRPLTFKQTRTRVMLCLVFIWIAAHVTAVPKMFIIDTVEDSLVPANLTILLTACAPGPGLQAMAMDYEIFLCVVFYAMPIVVMGYTYTAIAIKLWSSKAGILMESDSKAMMTQLKVRRRTAKMLIIVVIAFVILFLPVYIWNMIRLSAPETLSYMDDHIISGITLGALLLLVINSCINPIIYNFMSVKFRNEFRSVCHCWLKICAATDKGARSNNHEMEPMSVKSFRRSRMTEYDSAGGKTSLTDA from the exons GTGGTGTTTATCATCGTCTCAATCTTGACTCTCACCGCCATCTCAGTCGAGCGCTGGTTCGCCATCtgtcgacctttgaccttcaAGCAGACACGGACTCGAGTGATGCTGTGTCTGGTGTTTATCTGGATCGCCGCCCACGTGACTGCGGTGCCCAAGATGTTTATCATCGACACGGTGGAGGACAGTCTGGTGCCCGCCAACCTCACCATCCTGCTGACCGCCTGCGCCCCCGGCCCCGGACTGCAGGCCATGGCGATGGACTACGAGATCTTCCTGTGCGTCGTCTTCTACGCCATGCCCATCGTCGTCATGGGCTACACCTACACCGCCATCGCCATCAAGCTGTGGTCGTCAAAGGCTGGAATTCTGATGG aaAGCGACTCCAAGGCTATGATGACGCAGCTGAAGGTGAGACGCAGGACGGCCAAGAtgctcatcatcgtcgtcatcgccTTTGTCATCCTGTTCCTGCCTGTTTACATCTGGAACATGATCAG GCTGTCGGCGCCCGAGACCCTGTCCTACATGGATGACCATATCATCTCTGGAATCACTCTGGgtgctcttcttcttctggtCATAAACAGCTGCATCAATCCTATTATCTACAACTTCATGTCAG TGAAGTTCCGCAATGAGTTCCGCTCAGTGTGTCACTGCTGGCTCAAGATCTGTGCAGCGACAGACAAAGGTGCAAGGTCCAATAACC ACGAAATGGAGCCGATGTCTGTCAAAAG TTTCAGAAGAAGCCGAATGACGGAGTACGACAGCGCTGGAGGTAAGACGAGCCTGACAGATGCCTGA
- the LOC112574477 gene encoding cholesterol 25-hydroxylase-like isoform X2 has translation MAPLALLDTVIVKKYNGVDPTLWRTKELAWIQTTRALPAAPPSVGQLFFQVIGSVLIYDAMFFFIHLMLHKHRKLYLLLHERHHVQDVMHAHVTNQLSMGERVTLVLAANQALKILFSHPLSRAVFVPVFIWLLVDNHSGYDFPWGLQHVVPGGLMGGARAHYAHHMHGTRHYQPFFTYLDKALVWREGGTSHFQKSGN, from the exons ATGGCACCACTGGCTTTGCTGGACACGGTCATTGTGAAGAAGTACAATGGGGTGGACCCCACACTCTGGCGCACCAAGGAGCTAGCGTGGATCCAGACTACTCGCGCCCTGCCTGCCGCGCCCCCGTCTGTAGGCCAGCTCTTTTTTCAG GTGATTGGCAGTGTGCTTATTTACGACGCCATGTTCTTCTTCATACATCTAATGCTGCACAAGCACCGGAAGCTGTACTTACTGCTACATGAACGACATCACGTGCAGGACGTCATGCACGCGCACGTTACCAACCAGCTGTCAATGGGAGAACGCGTCACATTGGTTCTCGCTGCTAACCAGGCTTTGAAAATACTCTTTAG CCACCCGCTGTCCCGCGCTGTGTTTGTTCCTGTGTTCATTTGGCTGCTGGTCGACAACCACAGCGGTTACGACTTTCCCTGGGGTCTGCAGCACGTGGTGCCCGGAGGCCTGATGGGAGGAGCTCGCGCGCACTACGCCCATCACATGCACGGCACCCGCCACTACCAGCCCTTCTTTACTTATCTGGACAAAGCCCTCGTATGGCGCGAGGGCGGCACTAGCCACTTTCAGAAGTCCGGCAACTGA
- the LOC112574482 gene encoding LOW QUALITY PROTEIN: 40S ribosomal protein S12-like (The sequence of the model RefSeq protein was modified relative to this genomic sequence to represent the inferred CDS: inserted 2 bases in 2 codons), with protein MSDAEGDDTQPQAAGSMDIYTAVQEVLKTALIHDGLARGXKRATKALDKRQAHLCILSXSVNEPMYTKLIEALCAEHGINLLKVDDSKKLGEWAGLCKIDKEGKARKVNGCGVVVVKDYGKESQALDVLNEYFRSKK; from the exons ATGTCTGACGCGGAAGG AGATGATACCCAGCCCCAAGCTGCCGGTTCCATGGACATCTACACAGCCGTCCAGGAGGTTTTGAAGACAGCCCTTATTCACGATGGTCTGGCGCGAG GCAAACGAGCAACAAAGGCTCTTGATAA ACGACAGGCTCACCTGTGCATTCTCA AAAGTGTGAATGAACCAATGTACACAAAACTGATTGAGGCTCTTTGTGCAGAGCATGGAATCAACCTTCTAAAG GTGGATGACAGTAAAAAACTTGGTGAGTGGGCTGGTCTTTGCAAGATTGATAAAGAAGGCAAAGCTCGAAAGGTCAATGGATGCGGAGTCGTTGTCGTCAAG GATTATGGCAAGGAGTCCCAGGCCTTGGATGTGCTGAATGAGTATTTCCGGTCCAAAAAATAA
- the LOC112574478 gene encoding orexin receptor type 2-like isoform X2, with the protein MPPNFAQTIWETWFLGRTLCKLVEYYQVVFIIVSILTLTAISVERWFAICRPLTFKQTRTRVMLCLVFIWIAAHVTAVPKMFIIDTVEDSLVPANLTILLTACAPGPGLQAMAMDYEIFLCVVFYAMPIVVMGYTYTAIAIKLWSSKAGILMESDSKAMMTQLKVRRRTAKMLIIVVIAFVILFLPVYIWNMIRLSAPETLSYMDDHIISGITLGALLLLVINSCINPIIYNFMSVKFRNEFRSVCHCWLKICAATDKGARSNNHEMEPMSVKRQREHFPSVLFSEEAE; encoded by the exons GTGGTGTTTATCATCGTCTCAATCTTGACTCTCACCGCCATCTCAGTCGAGCGCTGGTTCGCCATCtgtcgacctttgaccttcaAGCAGACACGGACTCGAGTGATGCTGTGTCTGGTGTTTATCTGGATCGCCGCCCACGTGACTGCGGTGCCCAAGATGTTTATCATCGACACGGTGGAGGACAGTCTGGTGCCCGCCAACCTCACCATCCTGCTGACCGCCTGCGCCCCCGGCCCCGGACTGCAGGCCATGGCGATGGACTACGAGATCTTCCTGTGCGTCGTCTTCTACGCCATGCCCATCGTCGTCATGGGCTACACCTACACCGCCATCGCCATCAAGCTGTGGTCGTCAAAGGCTGGAATTCTGATGG aaAGCGACTCCAAGGCTATGATGACGCAGCTGAAGGTGAGACGCAGGACGGCCAAGAtgctcatcatcgtcgtcatcgccTTTGTCATCCTGTTCCTGCCTGTTTACATCTGGAACATGATCAG GCTGTCGGCGCCCGAGACCCTGTCCTACATGGATGACCATATCATCTCTGGAATCACTCTGGgtgctcttcttcttctggtCATAAACAGCTGCATCAATCCTATTATCTACAACTTCATGTCAG TGAAGTTCCGCAATGAGTTCCGCTCAGTGTGTCACTGCTGGCTCAAGATCTGTGCAGCGACAGACAAAGGTGCAAGGTCCAATAACC ACGAAATGGAGCCGATGTCTGTCAAAAG GCAGAGAGAGCATTTTCCTTCAGTTTTAT TTTCAGAAGAAGCCGAATGA
- the LOC112574479 gene encoding R3H domain-containing protein 4-like, whose product MGVTRENKDIFFGPYIQEDAMQILEASGGHSTDEDDSQNHPPMTYSRHRRTPRQLRPRSASLEACLIGMYRRTGSRQARRTDNIKHLLSLVDREEEGESSQMPTYNSNVSAFATLLQEREKMQVWNHFISCSEEEQEYMLHRPLASIREEVENEEASSLDDSWEEVKPEPNISGDRRADHPSFSAQECFGRIDRHLRSILTRRHLPVGILAQLEEDVVSFFKDCPDSVFVLDHTSGYERLLLHAVCQFLGLHCHSYDDNGSRRTQVENRYLSFCPPAQSLSQFLESFNIS is encoded by the exons ATGGGAGTTACTCGTGAAAATAAGGACATTTTCTTTGGTCCTTATATTCAGGAGGATGCTATGCA aATTCTGGAAGCAAGTGGTGGCCATTCCACTGATGAAGATGACTCACAGAACCATCCTCCCATGACATATTCCAGGCATCGTCGTACACCTCGTCAGCTGCGTCCTCGTTCTGCATCACTGGAAGCTTGCCTTATTGGCATGTACAGGCGCACTGGTTCCAGACAAGCTCGCCGTACAGACAACA TTAAGCATCTGTTAAGTCTGGTGGACagagaggaggaaggggagagcagCCAGATGCCCACATACAACTCTAATGTTTCTGCATTTGCTACACTTTTGCAGGAGCGAGAAAAGATGCAG GTGTGGAATCATTTTATCAGTTGCTCTGAGGAGGAGCAGGAGTATATGCTGCACAGACCACTGGCCAGCATCAGAGAGGAAGTAGAAAATGAGGAGGCCAGCAGCCTGGATGACTCCTGGGAAGAAGTAAAACCAGAGCCAAATATTTCTGGCGACAGACGAGCTG ACCACCCATCTTTTAGTGCTCAGGAATGCTTTGGGCGGATTGACAGACACTTGCGGTCAATTTTGACTCGACGCCACTTGCCAGTT GGTATCTTGGCTCAGCTAGAAGAGGATGTGGTATCCTTTTTCAAAGACTGCCCCGATTCTGTTTTTGTATTGGATCACACCAGTGGCTATGAGCGCCTGCTGCTTCATGCTGTCTGCCAGTTCCTAGGTCTTCACTGTCACa gTTATGATGACAATGGGAGTCGCAGAACTCAAGTGGAGAATAGATATTTGTCATTTTGTCCTCCTGCACAGTCTTTGTCTCAGTTCCTGGAAAGTTTCAACATTTCTTGA